The segment TGAGCTTCAGCCTTGTCAGCTTTCACCGACATCGGAAGAATCACGGAGCGAGAAAAAGATCCGCTGCGCACTTCTTTACGATAATAATCTTCGCGCTTGACTTCCTTCTTTTCCTCAGTGCAACCGGAAATCGTGAGCACATCATTTTCGACTGAAATTTCCACTCTCTCCGGATCAACGCCAGCGAGCGGTGTTTCCACAATCACATTATCCTTGTCTTGATAAACATCCACTGCTGGAGTAAAATCCGCCCCTTCCCTCGTATCCTCTTCGAAAAATCGGTTAAGATCCCTCATCGGAGACCATTGAATAATTCCTCTGTTCATATTATTCACCTCCTTTCTTTTTAATTATGACTATTTTCTATCTTGCAAATTTCAATCTTTAATTTGGCTTAAAAATTGAAGCTTAAAAGATAAGCATTGACTTTTTGGGATTTTTGATACATATTTTCATTAGCACATTCATCAACTACTAGCCTAAGGAGGGCACATGCAAGGACGGAAAAAAATTTTCGTAATTGAACCGATGGAGATCTCAAAAAATGAACTACTACCATTAATGGCTAAAATTGTCGAAAAAATCGATCAATTACATCCAGCCCAAAGAAAGTTAATAGGCAACGCGCTAGTTGAAACACCGTTGAGTAGCGATACGCTTATTATAAGCAAAAGACTTGTTCAGTCAGTTGAAAAATTGACAGGAACAAAGCTTAGAGCCGCTCCTCATATTGCCAAAAAAATCCTACGGAGTAATTTCTCCTGACTCACCCGCCCCAAGATAGCAATCGCATCTTGGGGTGTTATTTTTTAAAAGAACTTCCTGCTCCTATCTATTCTACGATCACCCGTGCCGCGCGGATCACTTTTTCCCCTAATTTATAGCCCTTTACTACAACTTTTTTAATCTTATTCTTTAGCTCTTTTTCCTCCCCTTCTTTGGCCTCATTATCAGTAATCGCTTCATGCAGATTCGGATCAAATTCATCACCCACTTTCGTGTCCATTTCTGTAACACCCTTTTCTTTCAAAATACCTTCCAACTGCTTTTGGATATACATCACCCCCACCACCCAAGGCACTTCTTTTTGCTCGGCGGGGATGTGCTCGATCGCACTGTGGAAATTATCAATTACCGGAATAATCTGTAAAATCATATCTTCCTTGATATACCCCCCGATATTTTTGGCCGATTCTTGTTGACGTTTTTTGTAGTTCTCAAAATCCGCCAAACACCTCCTCCAGCCCAACAGATATGTGTCCGCCAGAGCCTTGGCGTCGGAGGATTCTTCTTCCTTGCTCTCCTGCTTTATAGCCTTTTTAAAGATACTTTTTTTTATATCCCGCTTATCAGTCTCTTTCGGAGTCACATCCGCCTTTTTCATATCCTCAATATCTTCCAGAATTTCTTCCCCGCCTGCATCGCTATGCGAAGCATTGCGGGCAGGTTCGATTTTTTTTTCGTCCGTCATGTTTTTAAATAAAATTAATAACAATTAAAATTACCGCGCTAGAACTCAAAAACTTTTTCATATATT is part of the Parcubacteria group bacterium genome and harbors:
- the grpE gene encoding nucleotide exchange factor GrpE, which codes for MTDEKKIEPARNASHSDAGGEEILEDIEDMKKADVTPKETDKRDIKKSIFKKAIKQESKEEESSDAKALADTYLLGWRRCLADFENYKKRQQESAKNIGGYIKEDMILQIIPVIDNFHSAIEHIPAEQKEVPWVVGVMYIQKQLEGILKEKGVTEMDTKVGDEFDPNLHEAITDNEAKEGEEKELKNKIKKVVVKGYKLGEKVIRAARVIVE
- a CDS encoding Hsp20/alpha crystallin family protein, producing the protein MNRGIIQWSPMRDLNRFFEEDTREGADFTPAVDVYQDKDNVIVETPLAGVDPERVEISVENDVLTISGCTEEKKEVKREDYYRKEVRSGSFSRSVILPMSVKADKAEAHSEKGMLKIIIPKADEVKPKRIAVKVK